From Raphanus sativus cultivar WK10039 unplaced genomic scaffold, ASM80110v3 Scaffold1234, whole genome shotgun sequence, one genomic window encodes:
- the LOC108857638 gene encoding uncharacterized protein LOC108857638, translated as MANSETENGARCSHNPDWETEYNRFEQAISSSPAPIRVRSVIKLSESANRLPESILSRASTILAGLLRVSDDPNRSVQAAAAHCLKRIACIGGEESGFAVAMGRCGVIANLLGLLLEANDNNSSIALRTVWVKCLWSLVTFGSSIRIGLARLGGLEIVIRELNTWEDDSSRWCLLEIFTALTTMRESRRVLVHNGGLKFLVEAVRVGNLASRERACHAIGLLGVTRRARRLLVEAGVIPALVDLFKDGDEKTKLLAGNALGIVSAQTEYVRSVTAAGSVPLYVELLSGRDQMGKDIAEDVFCVLAVAEGNAVLIAEQLVRILREVDEEAKFAASDVLWALSGYRHSVSVIRDSGAIPLLVEIVRDGSVEFRERVSGAISQLSYNEDDREAFSDSGMIPILIGWLGDESEELRDNAAEALVNFSEDQQYYGRVCEAVSHPVFRNMQSKLARIRASHELMVRSMRRVTIEHLARDHDLL; from the coding sequence ATGGCTAATTCAGAAACCGAAAATGGCGCCAGATGTTCTCACAATCCAGATTGGGAAACCGAGTATAACCGCTTCGAGCAGGCGATTTCGTCTTCTCCGGCTCCGATTCGTGTGAGATCCGTCATCAAGCTATCGGAATCAGCGAATCGACTCCCGGAGAGTATTCTCTCCCGAGCAAGCACGATCCTCGCCGGTCTCCTCCGCGTCTCCGACGATCCCAACCGTTCCGTTCAAGCCGCCGCCGCGCATTGCTTGAAACGCATCGCATGTATCGGCGGCGAAGAGAGCGGGTTCGCTGTGGCGATGGGGAGGTGCGGCGTGATCGCTAACTTGCTAGGTCTCTTACTCGAAGCGAATGATAATAATAGTAGTATTGCGTTACGAACGGTTTGGGTGAAGTGTTTGTGGAGTTTAGTTACTTTTGGATCTTCGATTCGAATCGGATTAGCTAGGTTAGGTGGTTTAGAGATTGTGATTCGCGAGCTGAATACTTGGGAAGATGATTCAAGTAGATGGTGTTTGTTAGAGATCTTTACTGCTTTGACGACGATGCGTGAGAGCAGACGCGTTCTTGTTCATAACGGAGGGTTGAAGTTTCTTGTGGAAGCGGTTAGAGTTGGGAACTTGGCGTCTAGAGAGAGAGCTTGTCATGCGATTGGTTTGCTTGGTGTTACCAGACGAGCTAGGAGGTTGCTGGTTGAAGCTGGAGTGATTCCAGCTCTTGTGGATCTGTTTAAAGATGGAGATGAGAAGACAAAGCTTTTAGCTGGTAACGCCTTGGGGATTGTATCGGCTCAGACCGAGTATGTTAGGTCTGTGACTGCAGCTGGCTCTGTTCCTTTGTACGTCGAGCTTCTCTCGGGGCGAGATCAAATGGGGAAAGATATTGCAGAGGATGTGTTCTGTGTATTGGCTGTGGCTGAAGGTAATGCTGTTTTGATAGCGGAACAGCTGGTGAGGATCTTGAGAGAAGTAGATGAGGAAGCCAAGTTTGCTGCTTCTGATGTGTTGTGGGCTCTTTCGGGCTACAGGCATTCTGTGTCTGTTATTAGAGACTCTGGCGCGATTCCGTTGCTGGTGGAGATTGTGAGAGATGGGTCTGTTGAGTTCAGGGAGAGGGTTTCTGGAGCTATCTCTCAGTTAAGTTACAACGAAGACGACCGTGAAGCCTTTTCTGATTCCGGTATGATACCGATTCTGATTGGTTGGTTGGGAGATGAGTCGGAAGAGCTTAGGGATAATGCAGCCGAGGCGCTTGTTAATTTTTCTGAAGACCAACAGTATTATGGTAGAGTGTGCGAGGCTGTAAGCCATCCTGTGTTTCGGAATATGCAGAGCAAACTTGCTAGAATCCGAGCTTCTCATGAGCTGATGGTTAGGTCAATGAGAAGGGTTACAATCGAACATCTTGCTCGGGATCATGATCTTCTTTGA